A window from Branchiostoma lanceolatum isolate klBraLanc5 chromosome 9, klBraLanc5.hap2, whole genome shotgun sequence encodes these proteins:
- the LOC136441567 gene encoding zinc finger protein 502-like, which produces MDGPSFGLSAEETSHGHPGNETVNREYPAAETGRQDDKRKEMLLEDTGIVKSAAPDMQPSSCQLAQVKTEQKASSKAEDALKTLNLHVCDECGYRAPSISKLAVHMRKHTGERPYKCDLCDYSAVCKSSLDRHMAKHIGDKPFKCDQCDYSAALKRNLDKHMFKHTGDKPYMCKECGYGTVRRSHLTDHMRKHTGERPYKCDQCNYSAAQKGTLDQHMAKHTGDKPYTCGECGYRTAYRSNLTEHMRKHTGERPYRCDQCDYSAARKHSLDRHTAKHTGEKLYMCGECGYRTAQRCHLYGHMRTHSGEKPYKCDQCDYSATHKCTLARHLVKHSGEKPFKCNHCDYSSAQKATLDRHMATHSGDKPFMCGECGFRTARRYNLSIHMRIHTGENLFKCDQCDYTTAHKTSLDQHMFKHTDAKPYNCDQCDYSTADKRSLDEHMFRHTGEKPYKCDQCDFSTAHRRTLDKHILRHTVTSETIVQQ; this is translated from the coding sequence ATGGACGGACCAAGCTTCGGGCTTTCTGCTGAAGAAACGTCTCATGgacaccctgggaacgagacggtAAACAGAGAGTACCCGGCAGCAGAAACGGGAAGACAGGACGACAAGAGAAAGGAAATGCTACTCGAGGACACCGGCATCGTCAAATCCGCTGCACCAGACATGCAACCCTCATCATGTCAACTGGCACAGGTCAAAACAGAACAGAAGGCCTCGTCCAAAGCAGAAGATGCTCTAAAAACactcaacctacatgtatgtgatgaaTGCGGGTACAGGGCACCTAGTATATCTAAACTTGCTGTGCACATGAGAAAGCATACTGGTGAGagaccgtacaaatgtgacctgtgtgactattctgctgtatGTAAGTCATctttagaccgacacatggctaaacacattGGAGacaaacccttcaagtgtgaccagtgcgactattctgctgcacttaAGAGGAATTTAGACAAACACATGtttaaacacactggagacaaaccctacatgtgcaaaGAGTGTGGATACGGAACGGTCCGCAGGTCTCACCTAACCGatcatatgagaaaacatactggtgagagaccgtacaaatgtgaccagtgtaactattctgctgcacagaaaggtacTTTGGaccaacacatggctaaacacactggagacaaaccctacacgtgtggggaatgcgggtacaggacggccTACAGGTCTAATCtaaccgaacatatgagaaaacatacaggtgagagaccGTACAGGtgcgaccagtgcgactattctgctgcacggaaacaTTCTTTAGACCGACACacggctaaacacactggtgaaaaactctatatgtgcggggagtgtgggtacaggactgCTCAGAGGTGTCACCTGTACggacatatgagaacacattccggtgagaaaccctacaaatgtgaccagtgtgactattctgctacaCATAAGTGTACTTTAGCCCGGCACTTGGTGAAACActctggtgaaaaacccttcaagtgtaaTCATTGCGACTATTCTTCTGCACAGAAGGCTACTTTGGACCGGCACATGGCTACACACAGTGGAGACAAACCCTttatgtgtggagagtgtggattTAGGACAGCTAGGAGGTATAACCTATCCATACATATGAGAATACATACGGGTGAAAACCTCTTTaagtgtgaccaatgtgactatACTACAGCACACAAGACGTCTTTAGATCAACACATGTTTAAACACACTGATGCAAAACCCTACAattgtgaccagtgtgactactcgaCAGCGGACAAGAGGTCTTTAGATGAGCACATGTTtagacacactggtgagaaaccctacaagtgtgaccagtgtgacttttctaCAGCACACAGGAGGACTTTAGACAAACACATCTTGAGACACACTGTGACAAGTGAGACTATTGTACAACAATGA
- the LOC136441568 gene encoding zinc finger protein 569-like: protein MDGPSFGLSPEETSAGHPGNETVNSEYLAAETGRQNDKRKETLHHDTSIVNSATPDMQPSSCQLAQVKTEQKASPKAQDAVKTPNLRVCGECGYSAPSISKLAVHMRKHTGERPYKCDLCDYSAVCKSSLDRHMAKHIGDKPFKCDQCNYSAAHKRNLDKHMFKHTGDKPYMCKECGYGTVSRSNLTEHMRKHTGERPYKCDQCNYSAAKKGNLDRHMAKHTGDKPYMCGECGYRTADRSGLTRHMRKHTGEKPYKCDWCDYSATDNRYLNKHLFTHTGEKPNYAAAKKSSSDQHMASRHTLDKPYMCGECGFRSATRSSLSVHMRKHTGEKPYMCEECGFRTAYRSDLTVHMRKHTGERPYKCDQCNYSAAQKGNLDRHMAEHTGEKPYMCEECGYRTAHRTSISRHMMRKHTDEKPYK, encoded by the coding sequence ATGGACGGACCAAGCTTTGGGCTTTCTCCTGAGGAAACGTCTGCTGgacaccctgggaacgagactgtAAACAGCGAGTACCTGGCAGCAGAAACGGGAAGACAGAACGACAAGAGAAAGGAAACGCTACATCACGACACAAGTATCGTAAACTCCGCTACTCCCGACATGCAACCCTCATCATGTCAACTTGCACAGGTCAAAACAGAACAGAAGGCGTCGCCCAAAGCACAAGATGCTGTAAAAACACCCAACCTACGTGTATGTGGTGAGTGCGGGTACAGTGCACCTAGTATATCTAAACTTGCTGTGCACATGagaaaacatactggtgagagaccgtacaaatgtgacctgtgtgactattctgctgtatGTAAGTCATctttagaccgacacatggctaaacacattGGAGacaaacccttcaagtgtgaccagtgcaactattctgctgcacataaGAGGAATTTAGACAAACACATGtttaaacacactggagacaaaccctacatgtgcaaaGAGTGTGGATACGGAACGGTCAGCAGGTCTAACCTAACtgaacatatgagaaaacatactggtgagagaccgtacaaatgtgaccagtgtaactattctgctgcaaagaAAGGCAACTTGGACCGACACATGGCTAAGCACaccggagacaaaccctacatgtgtggggagtgtggatacaggacagctgaccGGTCTGGCCTAACCAGACACATGAgaaaacataccggtgagaaaccctacaaatgtgactggtgcgactattctgctacaGATAACAGGTATTTAAACAAACACCTGTTTacacatactggtgaaaaacctaACTATGCCGCTGCAAAGAAAAGTTCTTCGGACCAACATATGGCAAGCCGACACACTttagacaaaccctacatgtgtggagagtgtgggttcAGGTCGGCTACAAGGTCAAGTCTATCTgtgcatatgagaaaacatacaggagagaaaccctacatgtgtgaggagtgtggattcAGGACGGCCTACAGGTCTGACCTAACCgtgcatatgagaaaacatacaggtgaaagaccctacaagtgtgaccagtgcaactattctgctgcacagaaaggcaatTTGGACCGGCACATGGCTGAGCACACaggcgaaaaaccctacatgtgtgaggagtgtggatacagaacgGCTCACAGGACTTCCATATCAAGACATatgatgagaaaacatacagatgaaaaaccttacaaatga
- the LOC136441569 gene encoding gastrula zinc finger protein XlCGF57.1-like isoform X1, whose product MSHTGNRTRALAASEMDGPSFQPSGNETVNRVDLAAETGRQNDKRKETLHEDTDIVKSAAPDMEPSSCQLAQVKTEQKASPKAQDAVKIPNLHVCGECGYRAPNRFKLAVHVRKHAGERPYKCNQCDYSAAQKGTLDRHMAKHAGEKPYKCDQCDYSAAHKRYLNKHMFTHTGEKPYKCDKCNYSAARKCTLDQHMTSRHTGDKHYMCGECGFRTAARSSLSVHMRTHTGEKPYKCDQCDYSAAQKGTLNQHMTKHTGDKPYMCGECGYRATNRSHLTEHMRTHTGERPYKCDQCDYSAAYKKTLDHHMTKHTGEKPYMCGECGFRSATKSSLSVHMRKHTGERPYKCDQCDYSAAQKGNLDRHMTEHTGEKPYMCGECGYRTAYGTSLSRHMMREHTDEKPYK is encoded by the exons ATGTCCcacaccgggaatcgaacccgggccttggcg GCATCGGAAATGGACGGACCAAGCTTCCAACCTTCTGGGAACGAGACTGTAAACAGAGTGGACCTGGCAGCAGAAACGGGAAGACAGAACGACAAGAGAAAGGAAACGCTACACGAGGACACCGACATCGTCAAATCCGCCGCGCCCGACATGGAACCCTCATCATGTCAACTGGCACAGGTCAAAACAGAACAGAAGGCCTCGCCCAAAGCACAAGATGCTGTAAAAATAccgaacctacatgtatgtggtgagtgcgggtacagggcacCTAATAGATTTAAACTTGCTGTGCACGTGAGAAAGCATGCTGGTGAGAGACCGTACAAATGtaaccagtgcgactattctgctgcacagaaaggtactttagaccgacacatggctaaacatgcaggtgaaaaaccctacaagtgtgaccagtgtgactattctgctgcacataaAAGGTATTTAAACAAACACATGTTtacacacactggtgaaaaaccctacaagtgtgacaagtGCAATTATTCTGCTGCAAGAAAATGTACTTTGGACCAACATATGACAAGCCGACACACTGGTGACAAAcactacatgtgtggggagtgcggattcAGGACGGCTGCCAGGTCTAGCCTTTCtgtacatatgagaacacatacaggtgagaaaccctacaaatgcgaccagtgcgactattcggCTGCACAGAAAGGTACTTTAAATCAacacatgactaaacacacaggagacaaaccctacatgtgcggggagtgcggatacagagcGACCAACAGGTCTCACCtaaccgaacatatgagaacacatacaggtgagagaccgtacaaatgtgaccagtgcgactattctgctgcataCAAGAAGACTTTAGATCAtcacatgactaaacacactggagaaaaaccctacatgtgcggagagTGCGGATTCAGGTCGGCTACCAAGTCTAGCCTATCTGTGcacatgagaaaacatacaggtgagagaccttacaagtgtgaccagtgcgactattctgctgcacagaaaggcaatTTGGACCGACACATGACTGAGCACACaggcgaaaaaccctacatgtgtggggagtgcggatacaggacggcttaCGGGACCtccctatccagacatatgatgAGAGAACATACAgatgaaaaaccttacaaatga
- the LOC136441569 gene encoding gastrula zinc finger protein XlCGF57.1-like isoform X3: MDGPSFQPSGNETVNRVDLAAETGRQNDKRKETLHEDTDIVKSAAPDMEPSSCQLAQVKTEQKASPKAQDAVKIPNLHVCGECGYRAPNRFKLAVHVRKHAGERPYKCNQCDYSAAQKGTLDRHMAKHAGEKPYKCDQCDYSAAHKRYLNKHMFTHTGEKPYKCDKCNYSAARKCTLDQHMTSRHTGDKHYMCGECGFRTAARSSLSVHMRTHTGEKPYKCDQCDYSAAQKGTLNQHMTKHTGDKPYMCGECGYRATNRSHLTEHMRTHTGERPYKCDQCDYSAAYKKTLDHHMTKHTGEKPYMCGECGFRSATKSSLSVHMRKHTGERPYKCDQCDYSAAQKGNLDRHMTEHTGEKPYMCGECGYRTAYGTSLSRHMMREHTDEKPYK, from the coding sequence ATGGACGGACCAAGCTTCCAACCTTCTGGGAACGAGACTGTAAACAGAGTGGACCTGGCAGCAGAAACGGGAAGACAGAACGACAAGAGAAAGGAAACGCTACACGAGGACACCGACATCGTCAAATCCGCCGCGCCCGACATGGAACCCTCATCATGTCAACTGGCACAGGTCAAAACAGAACAGAAGGCCTCGCCCAAAGCACAAGATGCTGTAAAAATAccgaacctacatgtatgtggtgagtgcgggtacagggcacCTAATAGATTTAAACTTGCTGTGCACGTGAGAAAGCATGCTGGTGAGAGACCGTACAAATGtaaccagtgcgactattctgctgcacagaaaggtactttagaccgacacatggctaaacatgcaggtgaaaaaccctacaagtgtgaccagtgtgactattctgctgcacataaAAGGTATTTAAACAAACACATGTTtacacacactggtgaaaaaccctacaagtgtgacaagtGCAATTATTCTGCTGCAAGAAAATGTACTTTGGACCAACATATGACAAGCCGACACACTGGTGACAAAcactacatgtgtggggagtgcggattcAGGACGGCTGCCAGGTCTAGCCTTTCtgtacatatgagaacacatacaggtgagaaaccctacaaatgcgaccagtgcgactattcggCTGCACAGAAAGGTACTTTAAATCAacacatgactaaacacacaggagacaaaccctacatgtgcggggagtgcggatacagagcGACCAACAGGTCTCACCtaaccgaacatatgagaacacatacaggtgagagaccgtacaaatgtgaccagtgcgactattctgctgcataCAAGAAGACTTTAGATCAtcacatgactaaacacactggagaaaaaccctacatgtgcggagagTGCGGATTCAGGTCGGCTACCAAGTCTAGCCTATCTGTGcacatgagaaaacatacaggtgagagaccttacaagtgtgaccagtgcgactattctgctgcacagaaaggcaatTTGGACCGACACATGACTGAGCACACaggcgaaaaaccctacatgtgtggggagtgcggatacaggacggcttaCGGGACCtccctatccagacatatgatgAGAGAACATACAgatgaaaaaccttacaaatga
- the LOC136441569 gene encoding gastrula zinc finger protein XlCGF57.1-like isoform X2, which produces MYRQASEMDGPSFQPSGNETVNRVDLAAETGRQNDKRKETLHEDTDIVKSAAPDMEPSSCQLAQVKTEQKASPKAQDAVKIPNLHVCGECGYRAPNRFKLAVHVRKHAGERPYKCNQCDYSAAQKGTLDRHMAKHAGEKPYKCDQCDYSAAHKRYLNKHMFTHTGEKPYKCDKCNYSAARKCTLDQHMTSRHTGDKHYMCGECGFRTAARSSLSVHMRTHTGEKPYKCDQCDYSAAQKGTLNQHMTKHTGDKPYMCGECGYRATNRSHLTEHMRTHTGERPYKCDQCDYSAAYKKTLDHHMTKHTGEKPYMCGECGFRSATKSSLSVHMRKHTGERPYKCDQCDYSAAQKGNLDRHMTEHTGEKPYMCGECGYRTAYGTSLSRHMMREHTDEKPYK; this is translated from the exons atgtatagaCAA GCATCGGAAATGGACGGACCAAGCTTCCAACCTTCTGGGAACGAGACTGTAAACAGAGTGGACCTGGCAGCAGAAACGGGAAGACAGAACGACAAGAGAAAGGAAACGCTACACGAGGACACCGACATCGTCAAATCCGCCGCGCCCGACATGGAACCCTCATCATGTCAACTGGCACAGGTCAAAACAGAACAGAAGGCCTCGCCCAAAGCACAAGATGCTGTAAAAATAccgaacctacatgtatgtggtgagtgcgggtacagggcacCTAATAGATTTAAACTTGCTGTGCACGTGAGAAAGCATGCTGGTGAGAGACCGTACAAATGtaaccagtgcgactattctgctgcacagaaaggtactttagaccgacacatggctaaacatgcaggtgaaaaaccctacaagtgtgaccagtgtgactattctgctgcacataaAAGGTATTTAAACAAACACATGTTtacacacactggtgaaaaaccctacaagtgtgacaagtGCAATTATTCTGCTGCAAGAAAATGTACTTTGGACCAACATATGACAAGCCGACACACTGGTGACAAAcactacatgtgtggggagtgcggattcAGGACGGCTGCCAGGTCTAGCCTTTCtgtacatatgagaacacatacaggtgagaaaccctacaaatgcgaccagtgcgactattcggCTGCACAGAAAGGTACTTTAAATCAacacatgactaaacacacaggagacaaaccctacatgtgcggggagtgcggatacagagcGACCAACAGGTCTCACCtaaccgaacatatgagaacacatacaggtgagagaccgtacaaatgtgaccagtgcgactattctgctgcataCAAGAAGACTTTAGATCAtcacatgactaaacacactggagaaaaaccctacatgtgcggagagTGCGGATTCAGGTCGGCTACCAAGTCTAGCCTATCTGTGcacatgagaaaacatacaggtgagagaccttacaagtgtgaccagtgcgactattctgctgcacagaaaggcaatTTGGACCGACACATGACTGAGCACACaggcgaaaaaccctacatgtgtggggagtgcggatacaggacggcttaCGGGACCtccctatccagacatatgatgAGAGAACATACAgatgaaaaaccttacaaatga
- the LOC136442738 gene encoding gastrula zinc finger protein XlCGF57.1-like: MDGPSFKLSPEETSAGHPGSETVNREYLAAETGRQNDKRKETLHEDTGIVKSAAPDMEPSSCQLAQVKTEQDSHKAQNAVKTPNLHVCGECGYGAPKRSGLAVHMRKHTGEKPYKCEQCDYSAARKGALDLHMAKHTGVKPYKCDQCDYSAAHKRYLNGHMATHTGEKPYKCDKCDYSAARKLTLDQHMVRRHTGDKPYMCGECGFRTADRSNLTEHMRRHTGETPYKCNQCDYSAAHKKSLDQHMTKHTGEKPYMCGECGFRTAARSSLSRHMRKHTGERPYKCDQCEYSTAQKGNLDQHMTKHTGDKPYMCGECGFRTAARSSLSRHMRNHTGEKDRTNVTSVNILLHRKAIWTNT, translated from the coding sequence ATGGACGGACCAAGCTTTAAGCTTTCTCCTGAAGAAACGTCTGCTGGACACCCTGGGAGCGAGACCGTAAACAGAGAGTATCTGGCAGCAGAAACTGGAAGACAGAACGACAAGAGAAAGGAAACGCTACACGAGGACACCGGCATCGTCAAATCCGCCGCGCCCGACATGGAACCCTCATCATGTCAACTGGCACAGGTCAAAACAGAACAGGACTCACACAAAGCACAAAATGCTGTGAAAACacccaacctacatgtatgtggtgagTGCGGGTACGGGGCACCTAAAAGATCTGGACTTGCTGTGCACATGAGAAagcatactggtgagaaaccctacaaatgtgagcagtgtgactattctgctgcaagaAAAGGTGCTTTAGACCTACACATGGCTAAGCACACTGGTgtaaaaccctacaagtgtgaccagtgtgactattctgctgcacataaGAGGTATTTAAACGGACACATGGCTACACAtactggggaaaaaccctacaagtgtgacaagtgcgactattctgctgcaaggaAACTTACTTTGGACCAACATATGGTAAGACGAcacactggtgacaaaccctacatgtgtggagagtgcggattcagGACGGCTGACAGGTCTAACCtaaccgaacatatgagaagacatacaggtgagacaccatacaaatgtaaccaatgtgactattctgctgcacacaaGAAGTCTTTAGACCAacacatgactaaacacactggagaaaaaccctacatgtgtggagagtgcggattcagGACGGCTGCCAGGTCtagcctatccagacatatgagaaagcATACAGGAGAAagaccgtacaaatgtgaccagtgtgaataTTCTACTGCACAGAAAGGAAATTTGGACCAacacatgactaaacacaccggagataaaccctacatgtgcggcgAGTGCGGATTCAGGACGGCTGCCAGGTCtagcctatccagacatatgagaaaccacacaggtgagaaagaccgtacaaatgtgaccagtgtgaatattctgctgcacagaaaggcaatTTGGACCAacacatga
- the LOC136441570 gene encoding zinc finger protein 37-like, producing MDGPSFGLSAEETSPGHPGNETVNREDLAAETGRQKDKRKETLLEDTDIVKSAAPDMEPSSCQLAQVKTEQKASPKAQDAVKTPNLHVCGECGYSAPKRSGLAVHMRKHTGEKPYKCEQCDYSAARKGALDLHMAKHTGVKPYKCDQCDYSAAHKRYLNGHMATHTGEKPYKCDKCDYSAARKLTLDQHMVRRHTGDKPYMCGECGFRTADRSNLTEHMRRHTGETPYKCNQCDYSAAHKKSLDQHMTKHTGDKPYMCGECGFRTAARSSLSRHMRKHTGERPYKCDQCEYSATQKGNLDQHMTKHTGIPTCVASVGTGRLTGLPYPDI from the coding sequence ATGGACGGACCTAGCTTCGGGCTTTCTGCTGAAGAAACGTCTCCTGgacaccctgggaacgagactgtAAACAGAGAGGACCTGGCAGCAGAAACGGGAAGACAGAAGGACAAGAGAAAGGAAACGCTACTCGAGGACACCGACATCGTCAAATCCGCCGCGCCCGACATGGAACCCTCATCATGTCAACTGGCACAGgtcaaaacagaacaaaaggcCTCGCCCAAAGCACAAGATGCTGTAAAAACacccaacctacatgtatgtggtgagTGCGGGTACAGTGCACCTAAAAGATCTGGACTTGCTGTGCACATGAGAAagcatactggtgagaaaccctacaaatgtgagcagtgcgactattctgctgcaagaAAAGGTGCTTTAGACCTACACATGGCTAAGCACACTGGTgtaaaaccctacaagtgtgaccagtgtgactattctgctgcacataaGAGGTATTTAAACGGACACATGGCTACACAtactggggaaaaaccctacaagtgtgacaagtgcgactattctgctgcaaggaAACTTACTTTGGACCAACATATGGTAAGACGAcacactggtgacaaaccctacatgtgtggagagtgtggattCAGGACGGCTGACAGGTCTAACCtaaccgaacatatgagaagacatacaggtgagacaccatacaaatgtaaccaatgtgactattctgctgcacacaaGAAGTCTTTAGACCAacacatgactaaacacactggagataaaccctacatgtgtggcgagtgcggaTTCAGGACGGCTGCCAGGTCtagcctatccagacatatgagaaagcatacaggtgaaagaccgtacaaatgtgaccagtgtgaataTTCTGCTACACAGAAAGGCAATTTGGACCAacacatgactaaacacaccgggatccctacatgtgtggcgagtgtgggtacaggacggctTACAGGACTtccctatccagacatatga